GCATCATGACTGCTGGCCGAATTTCTGAGATAACCGAGCCCTTAAAACTTGATGTTCGAAACAAAAAACTTATCGTCAACCGCGTACCAGACCCTGAACCGGAACTGCTCATTGCTAAAATCAATGAGACCGTTGAACACTCCGGCCTGCAGTTGGGCGGCCTTCTTCATGCCAGCCCTGAATTGGTTGAGCAGGAGCTGAGCGGCGGATCATACCTTGAACTGAGCAGTGATATACCGGCAATCAAAGAGGCCTATAAAATATTTGATTCTCTATTCTAATAGCGGATAGCGGAATTTGGCCCGCAGCCATACTCTTATCAACAGCAATTTAGAGTTTCTCTGAATTCCCCAACAGGCTCATAATAAAAAAGAAACCCCGAGCAATGCGTTGCATGTCTCGGGGTTTCTTCTAAATCTCAATTCCGAAATCAAAACTAGCGCTTGATATTAATGAGGTCATTTAGCATATCATCAGTTGTGGTGATAATTTTTGAGTTAGCCTGAAAACCACGCTGCACAGTTATCAATTTAACAAATTCGGTTCCCAAATCTACATTGGACTGTTCCAAAGCATTCGGCGCTATCGACCCTAAACCGTTTGATCCCGGGGCGCCTGTCACCGGCGCACCTGATTGGGTCGTTTCAGAGAAGATATTGCCACCCTCTTTCCGCAGTCCTGCCAGATTACTGAAATTGGCCAGAGCCACCTGGGCCTTTTTCAAGACCTGCCCGTTTGAGTAATGCCCGGTAATAACCCCTTCCACATCCACGGAAACTGACTGCAAAAAGCCAGAAGAAAAGCCGTCTTGATCCTGAAAAACAGTCGTTGAGCTATTGGCGTACTGAGTTGAAGAAAGTGCCTCAGGCTCAAAATTGATGGTCACCACATCTCCGGACTGACTGCCATCCTCGCTGCTTATATCGGCGGCAATAAATTCAAAGGAACCCATGCTTGCAGAGGCAGGTGTTGCACCAGCAACATCTGTCACGGTGGTCCATGCCCCGAAAATATCATGCTGAAAATCCACTTCCGTTGCTGGAGCAATTAATGCTGCAACTTGAGCTGCGGTATAGCCATAGGTTATATCAACAGCGCTTATTCCAAGTTGACTTACAGACGAAACTGTATCAGCTGTTCGCTCAGTCAATACAAGACGACCGGCATTATCAATTGAGGCCTCACAATCAAAATCACTTTCAAGTTGGTCTAACATACCCTGCACTGTTTTTGGCGGTGCCGCACCTGTATCGATAACATAGGTGCTTGTTATAGAAGAGCCATCTGTCTTTGTACCGGAAAAGACAATACTGTCGCCATCGTTTACTCCCCTGGGAAGACCACTATTTACGGCTGACGCACTGTTATCATCATAGACACTGTCCCACTGGGTTGTTGCGGAAATAACTGTTGAGTCACCAGTATTTGTACTAAAGGCCCGCCCTGGCGAATACACCATTCGTTTCGAAGTAGTTATGTTAATTTGCCCTTCAACAGTATCAGCCTTTACCAAAGTAGTTGCGGCGGCATTATCGATAAGGCCCCAGGGGTTTGCTGTGCTGGCCCCAACAGCATTATCATACGCTACCGTGACCTCAAGCACTGTCGATTGAGTTACATCAATCACCCGGATATTTCCCGTAGAGTCCAGCACAGCCTTAACGGTAGAACTTGCCACGGGAGGTGAGCCTGCTGTCCCATCAGCATAAAGATCCGACAAAAATGTTAACAGGTCACTAATCGTATCACCCACGCCTACAGTAAAGGTCCGCGTTGGATCTGCCACATTTGCAGCAAAAGCTGCCGACCCATCCACAGGCCTTCCTGAAAAGGCAAACGTGTCACCCACACCAATTAACTCTGTATCTGTCCCCCGCAACCCAATCAGAGCTGTAGAGGAATCGGTCACTACCGTCGTTCCATTACTGGTAATTCCAGTGCCTGTTTTAGAATAGGTATTTACATTTGTCTGATATGCACCTCCCCAGGGCGTTGCATTATTGCCTGATATTGTCTCAAAACGAGTGATATACAGACTTGAATCACCAGAGGTATTATCACTGAGCTTCAGACGACCAGCTGAGTCAATCGAGGCAGAAACACCAAACGTATTTTCAATCTGGGTCAGCATGTCACCAATGTTTTTGGTTATGTTGACAGTATAGGTGAGGCGATTCGCCACATCGGAACCATTATCGTAGCCTTCAAAGACAAACATATCCCCTTGAACAATCGTGTTACCGTTCGAGTCCGCTACATTACCCCAGGTAGTTGCTGAGGTTACAGCTGAAGACACAGACCCACCGGCAGCCAGAACGCGGGCCCCGGAATCACTTACTAATATCTGGCGTTCAGTCGTGCTGAGACCCTCATAGCGCCCACCAAAATTTATTTCAACCTGCTGATTTGTTGTATCACCGGTGAAGTTGCTTGGAAATTTATAATACGAATCCCCAGCCTCAAGTAAAAGACGATTATCATTTTTGGCCGGATCAACAAAGCCATCTGGCGGAACAGTGAAGGCATCAACCTGAGTCAGGTTTCCAGAGGTATCAAACTTAATTGTGCCGTAGAGAAGGGCTCCTGCCCCTTTATGATTTTCGTAATTATACCGAGTATCAGGATTATAAATAACTTGTTCAGCAGCGCTTAATATCCGTAAATCTTCACTGGGGTCACAGGTTATAAGATACTCCCACTCATTATCATTGACTGTACGATCATAAAATATCGAAATATCATGACTGGCACCCTTTGAGTCGTAAATCTTGATGGCAGTAGTATAATCATATTTGGTCGAATCAATCGGATCAGAGGGATTAACCGCCGCCGCATTTGTCCCGTTCCAGTTTGCAAACAGTCGATCTTCGCTTGTCTCGTTGCTCTCCCTTGAGTCTAGGTTCGCTATAACTTCAATAGTCTGAGTAGCAACAGGTGGGGTATTGGTGCCAATGCCAATATCGCCAATTGTTCCTTCGCGCTCACCGGTTTCAGTAGAAACCTGCCAGCCCTGCACAAAATTACCGACTGGAGTGATTAAAAACCCTTCCTTATTAAAGCGAAATTCACCCGCCCTCGAATACTGGTCTGCCTCAGTGCTGTCAGCCGCACGCAGCATAAAAAATCCCTGACCGCCAATAGCCAGATCGGTTGCCGTTGATGAACTCTCAAAGGAACCCTGGGCAAAAAGCCCGTCAATGGCGCTTAACGTTACACCGCGACCAACCTGGGCCGAACCAGCGGCTGTCGATACCGACTGCGACAAAACATCCTGAAATGTTGAGCGGCTTGACTTGAAGGCTACTGTATTGACGTTGGCAACGTTATCGCCCAACACTGTCATTGCCTCTCCCATAGTGCTTAGCCCGCTGATACTTGCATACAAGGAACTTGAAACTCCCATTGCCTACCTCCTGTTTTCCCTATAAAATAAATTCACGTTAGTATCTGTTTTTAGTGCTTCAAGGATTTCGCTTAACAATAAGCAAAGTCCTCATTACTTAACTTTAATAATGTCTGAAACTCCGGCCTCGATGGAGTCATCCAAAATCATGCTGACGATGCCACCTTCAAAATTTATTCCCGTAACTTTCCCCGTCGTGCGGTAGTCAACATCAACAATCTCACCGGTTGATTTCATTGCCTTCACCTTGTACGTGTATGGACCGTCTTTTACCTGATTGCCGGCCAAATCAAGACCATCCCATTCAATTTCATAGGTCCCAGGGCCCTGACGACCTTGAGTATCCTGCCAAACGATATGATCCCCGACATCATAAATCTCAACTACTACGCTTTCGGCATTATCGATTAGAACAAACTCTGTCGGGTTAGCCTTTCCATCTACCACACCAATCGAATTACCGGAGATCTGTACTTCGCTATCAAGCAGAGTTAGGAGTTGCAAATTATTCTGTGAGGTCTGGTATTCGAGGAGTTTTTCCATATTCTCGCTCATCTGCATCGTTGCTTCCATGTTACTGAACTCTGCAAGCTGTGAGGCCATCTCGTAACTGTCCATGGGCTTCATAGGATCTTGATACTGCAACTGGGTTATGAACAGCGTCATAAAGTCACTCTTCTGAAGATCCTTTTGCCCTACAGCATCTTTAGGCTGCACTAAGGCTGACTGTGTAACACCTGTAATTGACATCTCATATCTCCCTAAGATTTAACCCCGATGAACGGGATAAGTGCCTTTCGCAGAGTATTTTCTTGTAAAAAAAAACAAGAAAATACTCTGTAAGGCACTAAACGAAAAGGCTGATTGTGCCGCCCTGGTTCATCTGGACGTACCGTTCTCCGACCGTGCCCATAGTCTCATTTGGCAGACCACCGTCTTTTTCATGTCCGGTTTGGGCCACCAATCTCTCCCAAGCCTCTTCAAATCGCTGCCTGGCATCATCGGAGTTATTCTGCTGATCAACAGACACAAAACAGTCTTGCAAAGAAAATCCCTGCCTATTGAGGTTATCTTTAAAATCCTGCATGGTACTTTCAAGCGCTTCCTTGACTCGGGAGTTCTGCATTACAAAGGAGACTGATATGTGACTCTCCCTGATCTGCATGTCGACCTTGACCTCGCCTAGCTCTTTTGGATACATCGTTAAGGTGAGTTGATGCAGATTATTGCGCAACCCCCGCATCACGCCTTGAGAAATCTGATCCATAGCAAACTGTTGCATTTCAGGAGCAAGCCTTACACGTGTCAGTGGTACACGCGGTTCAGTCAAGGTTGTCTGCTGCTCTGGAACCGGCTGCGCTTCCTGGGTGCCTAAATGCGAGATGAAGCTCTTCGATTGATTGCCGTCCGTATTCTGCAAACTGCTCGGCAAAAGTTCTTCTTCAACCGCCTGGTCAGATGAACTCGGCGTAAAATCCGACAGATTCATCTGCGACTTCTCTGCGCCCTCGATAACAACTTTTTTACCAGAGTTTAACCAATCACTGGCAAGCCCCTCTTCGATGGTTCGGGTCTCCGTGACTTTTTCAATTTTAACCTTAGCAAGATCAACCATCTTCTGGAGTTCCCGGTAGACAGTAGACATCGATTCCTGGACCACCGGTGTCCAACCAACATCCTTACCCTCAAAACCGGCCTGGGAAAGCATCCCCTTAAGCTCGTCAAGAAAGCCCGGCACGTTCGCTTTTGCTTTAGCGGTGTCTGCGTCTGCTATGGCCTGTTCCAAGAGATTTTTAAGTCTCTCAACAGACAACTGCACGTCTGCATCTGCAGTAGCCAGACCAAGTGCCTCTAAACTCTTTCTCAGCAGAGCATTAGCCTCTGGAAAAAGATCATGCAGGCTTTCTTCCGTCATACCGGCCTGAGAGAGCATGCTTTGTAACTGTTCAAGTTCCCAACTGGAGAGGGTTACCCCTTGCTTGTTCTCACCAGCCAGCTGTTCTACGCCCTTCAGATAAGCAATCAAATCCAATTCACTCAAGCCATTGACCGCCTTATCTGATAAAGCAGATACCTGTTCAGCAGATATTCCCATTTTTGCGAGCAGGGTCTCCAGGAATGCAACATTCGTTTCCGGTACGGTGACCTGGAGATCAGTATTCAACATTGAAAAGTGTTTTTCCAAGGCCGCAAAAAGATCAGTCAGTCCGAGGCTTCCCTGCTCTGCCATCTGTTTTTTCAAGAGAGCGAGTTCAGCATCATCCATACCGGCAAAGGCTGCTAATTTGTCCAGCATATCCGAACCTTCAAGGGTCCACTCACCGGCCTTGCTATTAGTATCATCAGCAAGCATTTTTTGAAGTTCAGCCATTAAACCCTGAAGATATGTTGCTTCTGTCTCTTCAGGTTGCACGGATTCGGCTTTCGCTGGTTCAGGTGCCCGTGTCGTTTTCTGGGGGGCAGTTTTTTCCTGGACCCCGAGCATAGCCCTTTTTTCTCTTTGCTCAGTGCGGATTTTCTTATCCATATAATTGGAGAATGAAGCTTCTCGATCCGGCTCTATCTGGCCCTTTTGCTCAGGTGCTTGTGCAGGCGACAGAGACTTTGATATGGGGGGCATCATTATGTTGGCCACTTCACGGTCCTCTCTTGCTTTTTGTTACGAGTCCATTATCTTTTAGTTACTCTGCGTCCATCGTATAGGAAGCACTGTTTCGCATTTCACAACGGCATATTCCATTTCTGCTGATCTCTTTAGCAATGGGTATGCCAACACGATTGGCAAACCTTTCCCTGCCAACAGTTTGCTCCGCCACAACACTGAAAACCCCTCTGAATCAAGGCCCTTCAAGCGCTACCCGAAGCACGACAAATGCTTGTCAAATTATTTCATTCGGTATTTTATTGACCATCACCGGCCATAAGCTGGAATAATGTTCCGTGATACAAAGGGAGAAAAAATCTTGAAAGAAAACCAATAGGAAAGAATTGCCACTTGCGTTATACGGAAAGGAAAGAGATCACTACTGAGAAACGTTTTGCTCCATCATGCCAAGACGTTTCGAGATAGTAACTGCTTGTTGGGGGGGGAACTTAGGAATAATCTTAATGACTTGCTCAAACTTCATTGCCCGCATTATCTTGACAATTTCGTCTTCTTCCATTTTTTCAAAAAGTGCCACTACTTTTGAAGCGCTCAAAGCGCTATAGATCTTTACCAACTTCTTGAACTCTTCAGATTGCATGGTTTTAAACTCATCCACATACCCTTCAACCTCTTTTTGTAAGGCAAGCAGTTTAACAAGTTTTTCATCCACTTCTTTTTGGACATCGGCTAAAACCTGCTCTTTTTCCTGTAACTCTTTTTCCTTTACAGCAAGCGCCTCTTCCCTATCTTTAAGGGCAATTGCTTTTTCAACATCGGCAGAAGTGATCCTGATCGGTTTCTGCTCTGCCGCACTGGCAACTCCGAGTACAATACAAAGAACAACTCCGCACAGACTCAGTATTTTCAGTATTTTTTTCGTCATAATTACACCAGTTCTGTTCTGCCAAAACGCATCACAGCCATTTCATCACTCTCTATCTGGGCCTTGCGCTGCAACTCTTTCGTATAGGCCAGAAAGTCTTTTTCTTTAAGCCGTTCAACAACCTTTCGTTCCCTTAGTTTTTGGGCCAACTCTTTACGAATATCGGTAACAGCAGCTTTTTGGGCCTCTATGGCATTTTCCTGAAAAGAGATCTGCCTGTTTCTGTTATGGATTGCTTCCACGTAAAAGCTAAACATTGCCACGCTCATAGCCTGCTTCTTTTTTTCTTCCAGTGTTTCAAAAAGACCTAAGCGCTGTGCTTTCAGGTCAACAAGGTGTTGTTTATGGTTCTCCAACACGAAAAGCTCATGGGCCAGCCTATTCTGGCACTGTTCTTCAATATTACGACGCACAGTAAGCAAGGTTTCGAGTTTATAGTGATAGGCCATTACATGGGGTCGCTGATTTTATTTTAGTCATACGTTAATCAACATCAGTGAATCAACGAGCTTAAACCGGCACCGCTATCGGCCAGAGAAACTTTTTCGTCAACATCCTGTTTCAAATACATATTGAGACCGTCAATCATCTTAATTGCATGATCAATTTTCGGATTACTACCAGAGGCATAGGCCCCGATATTAATCAAATCTTCAGAACGTTTATAGACCGCAAGGGTCTCTAAAAATCGATGTACCCGCATTACATGATCTTTTGGCATAACGTCACTCATGCAGCGGCTGATACTGTCAAGAATCTCAATAGCCGGATAATGACCACGACTGGCCAAATCACGACTCAAAACGATATGTCCATCAACTATTGACCTTACAGCGTCGGCAATGGGCTCATTCATATCATCCCCCTCAACAAGCACCGTATAAATGCCGGTGATGCTGCCCTTTCCCGAACAGGTTCCGGCCCGCTCAAGCAATTTAGGAAGTTGAGAGAAAACCGAAGGGGTATAGCCCCTTGAAGTAGGAGGCTCCCCGATGGCAAGACCTACTTCTCTGCTGGACATAGCAAAGCGGGTCACCGAGTCCATCATCATCACGACATCACGACCTAAGTCCCGGAAATATTCCGCTACAGAAGTCGCCATATAGGCTCCGCGCATTCGAACCAGGGGGGGCTGGTCTGAGGTTGCAACAATAACAACAGAACGGGCAAGTCCCTCCGGCCCCAGATCTCTTTCTATAAAATCTTTTAACTCACGCCCACGCTCGCCGATCAAGGCAATTACGCTGATATCTGCGGCTGTGTGCTTGGCAATCATGCCAAGCAAAGTACTCTTTCCAACCCCAGAGCCCGCCAGGATGCCAATTCGCTGCCCCTTTCCCAGGGTCAGCAAACCGTTAATCGCCCGAACGCCGACATCAACGGGTTCCAGTATTCTATCCCGGGACATTGGATTTAATGGTTCGGCATAGAGCGGATAAATACTCTCTGTCGGAATAGGCCCTTTACCATCAACCGGATTACCAAACCCGTCAATCACTCGTCCCAGCATTGCCTCGGAGACCGGAACCGAAGCCTGTCCAGCCACTTGCTTGATGGTGCTTCCAGGCTCTATGCCCCGCATCTCGCCCAGAGGCATTAACAGGACTTTTCCCTCACGAAAGCCAACCACTTCGGCAGGAACCGTGCTCCGGCCACGGAAAGTACCGATTTCGCACATACTGCCAACAGGAATTCCGGGGCCATTGCTCTCAACCACCATACCAATAACCTGACTGACACTGCCACGAATTGAAACAAGATCGAGACTCTCAACAGCCTTTAGGCAATTTTTAAATTTCATTGAGCATCAGCGGGCAGAGGTTCAGAATCACGAATAGCCTTCTCTGCAGATTCCGCATCACGAGCATCCCTATCGGCTAAAGCCTTAACAAAAATGACATCCAGGGCTTTATAGATTTTGTCCCGCCTGGTCTCAAGCGTAGCATCTATCTCACCAAAACCTGTTTCTAAAAAACAACCGCCCCTTGAAATTGCCGGGTCTTCAGTCAGCTCAACCTGTGAGACCCTGTCAAGCAGTTGCGGCCTCTCAAGCGTCGCCTGCTGAATCACTGTCAAATCATCCTTATGGAGATTGATCTTCACCTTCGAGTTCTGGACAACGTAAGACATTGCTGTCTTCAGACAGGTCTCAATAACTAAAGGGTTAACTGTCACTTCATGAAACAAAACCCTCTCCACCATGAGTTTAACTAATGACAGAATATCCAGCTCGTAGTGCTCATGAAGCCGCTCCCGGTCTTTGTTAAAATCAGCCACAAGTTTATCGAACTGCGCACTGGCCTCCTGCTGTTTTTTTTGTTCCACAGCAAGAGCCTCCGCTTTTCCAGCCTTAAATCCTTTGTCGTAAGCCTCTTTTTCGATCGTGGCAACTTGGGCCTTGGCCGTTTCCAACATCTCACGAGTCAGACGTTCAACTCGCTCCCGTTCTTCCTTCAAACGATCAACAGTCTCAATATATTCAGTGTCTGATGACTGCCACAATGAGTCCAAAGAGCGAAAACTATCATCGTTTGGATCTCCGGATCCGGGTTTAGTCCGAAAAATCTCACTTTTGCGCAGAACATTCCTGTCCAGTTTGTAAATCTTAGACAAACTCATCATCACCACCGCTGGTCAACTGAACTTTACCTTCCTGCTCCAGACGCTTAGCAATTTTAAGAATTGCCTGCTGGGCCGCTTCAACATCTTTAAGCCGAGTTGGCCCCATAATTTCCATATCTTCTCTGAGCATTTCAACCGCACGCTGAGACATGTTCTTGAATATCTTTTCTTGAATCCCTTCAGAACCAGTTTTAAGGGCAAGTTTAAGGTCGTCAGTACTTACCTCTTTCAAGATAGCCATAACGCCACGATCATCAACATCAATAAGATCTTCAAAGACAAACATGAGCCGCCTGATTTCGTCGGCAAGTTCCTCTCGCTGTTCTTCAATTCCTTCAAGAATAGAGGCTTCAAGAGCACGATCTGCATTATTTAATATTTCAGCAACTGCCTCAACACCACCTAAGCGCTGACCCTCCATACCCTCAACTGAGAGTAGTTCTTCCTGAAGCACCCGGTCAATATCAACAAGAATCTCAGGACTGACCTTGTCCAACTCGCTCATCCGCATGATAACTTCTATGCGCTGATCTTCCTTAAGTTCTCCAAGTATGTGTGCTGCCTGCGTGTGTTCAAGGACTGCCAGAAGCAAAGCGATGGTTTGCGGGTGTTCGTTTCTCAGGAAGTTCACCAGAACAGGTGGTTCAAGCTTGCGTGCTTTTTGAAAAAGGGTAAGCCGCCAATCAGATCGAATATCATCAAGAATTTCAGTGGCCTTGTCAGACATCAGTGCCTTCTTCAAGGCCGACTCAAGCATATCATCACCGGAAAGGAAGATATCATCCCCGCCGGCATCTCCCCTAAACTCCTTCAGAAGACCAGCAATATCCTCTTTATCAACATGGTCGATTTTGGCCATCTGTCGACCAACAATCTTAATGTCATCCTCTTCAAGACGCTGAAATACCTGTGCCGCGAAATCATCGCCCAAGGTCAGCAGAAAGATAGCTGCCTTTTCCGGACCGGTAAGATCTGATTCCTGCTCTTTCTTTGCCATAATATGTGTTTACCCTTAATGACTATTCAGCCAGATATTTAAGACTACCAAAAACAATCAGACTACAACGAACATTACCTCTTATCTTCTCTAAGCCATCGTTTAACAAGATCTGCTGCACGATCCGGATCACTTTGGGCGAGTTTATATATCCTCTCTTTATCTGACATCCCTAATGGCTTGAGGGCCAACTCTTCTTCCGACAGATGAGTTTCCTCTGCATCAACTTTCGCTAGCATGGCTCTTCTTTGTTCCTCAAGCTGTTTGCTGGAGAGTAGTCGAAAAAAGGGCCTGACAACAAAGAATATAAAACACACAGAAATTAAGAGGTAGATAATTGGTTGCGCCATTCTATCTAACACCTCCTGATATTTTGCCATAACATCTTCTTGGGGTTCAGAGGCAATTGACGCCGCAAAACTCAAACCAACAACTTCAAGCTTATCACCTCGCTCGCTGTCAAAACCAACCGCATTTTGGGCCATGGAGGCAAAACTTTTCAACTCTTCGTCTGACCGTGCTCTATATTTTATTTGAGCATTGCCATCTTTGTCAACTTCCTTATCATAGGTACCATCGACCATCACGGCAACAGATAAACGTTTTATCGCCCCAGACCGGGTCTTGACATGTTTGATCGTCTTGCTTATCTCATAGTTCCTGGTCACATTATTACGGGTATTAGAATTTCCGCCAGCTGCCCCATCCTGCCCTTCGTTGAAGGTCGCCAGATTCCCTTTAACCCCTGGGATACCGGACGGCTCCTGACCGGCTTCCAGGTTTTCTTCATTAAGCAACTGCTCACTGCGAACAACCTGGGCCTCCGGATCAAATAACTCTTCAGTTGTATCAACCTGGTCAGTATCAAGTTCTACCGACACTCGGGCTATCGCCTTGCCAACACCGACGATCTCTTCAAACATCGTTTCCAGCTTATTACGCATATCACGCTCAATATTAAGCTGGTGCTCAAGTTGCGTTGCCGACAACATTGAGGGATCATCTCCTCGTTTTCGAAACAACAACCTTCCGGCCGTATCAACAACAGTAATATTTTCTTCCGTTAACCCTGGCACAGCACTGCCGACCAGGTTAACAATGGCCTGAACCTGCTTTTGAGATAATTGATTACTGCCCCGCATTTTCAGACTGACAGAGGCTGAGGGTGGACGCTGATCCTCAATAAAAACCGAATCTTTAGGCTTAGCAATGTGCACTCGTGCTTCCTGAATCTGCTGAAACTGCCGTATGGTTCTGGCAAGTTCTCCCTGCAAAGCACGCTGGTAATTTAATTTCTGGACAAAATCAGTAGTTCCCAGGCTGTTACGGTCAAAAATCTCAAAGCCAACACCACCGCCACGCGGTAACCCTTCCCCGGCAAGACTTAGCCTGGTGTCCAGCACCTTATCCGCCGGCACCTTGATTGCAGAACCATTCATGTCAAGCTGGTAGGGAATGCGCAACTCTTTTAGTTTAGCAACAACTTCAGAGGCATCATCTTCACTTAACGATGAGTACATAACAGCATAACTGGTCGAACTCTCTTTGGTACTGAGCATGATAATCCCAGTCAGGACAACAGCAAAAACTAACCCGCCAACCATCTTTTGAATGGGCGTCAAATCTTTGACAACAGAAAGAACCTGATCTACCATTTCCTTTGCACTGGCCATTACTTTTCCTCTTTAGGTATCGGATAGCTGATCTCTGCTTTAGCAGATAGGTATGGATACAAAGTTTCCATCGCCAGAAACCTATAACTGAATACGCATAACTTCTTTATAGGCATCAAGCACTTTTGCCTGAACCTTACTTAACATCTTAAAGGAAATACTCGATTTCTCCATGGCTATCATCGTTTCATGAATATTCGAGTGCTGCCCTGCTACCAGACCCGTGCTCATTGCGGCCGACTCTTTCATCGTACCGTCCACCGACTCGATAGACCGCTTGAGCAGATCCCCGAAACCAGTTGGGTCAGATTTTGCGGTTTGCTGAACTCCGCCAACAGGCGAACCAGCGCTGATGCCTCCAGTTACAGGCTTTAATCCTATAGTGTTCATGATGAATCCTCTTCTGAAATTATCGATCTA
This window of the Desulfobulbaceae bacterium genome carries:
- the fliF gene encoding flagellar M-ring protein FliF codes for the protein MASAKEMVDQVLSVVKDLTPIQKMVGGLVFAVVLTGIIMLSTKESSTSYAVMYSSLSEDDASEVVAKLKELRIPYQLDMNGSAIKVPADKVLDTRLSLAGEGLPRGGGVGFEIFDRNSLGTTDFVQKLNYQRALQGELARTIRQFQQIQEARVHIAKPKDSVFIEDQRPPSASVSLKMRGSNQLSQKQVQAIVNLVGSAVPGLTEENITVVDTAGRLLFRKRGDDPSMLSATQLEHQLNIERDMRNKLETMFEEIVGVGKAIARVSVELDTDQVDTTEELFDPEAQVVRSEQLLNEENLEAGQEPSGIPGVKGNLATFNEGQDGAAGGNSNTRNNVTRNYEISKTIKHVKTRSGAIKRLSVAVMVDGTYDKEVDKDGNAQIKYRARSDEELKSFASMAQNAVGFDSERGDKLEVVGLSFAASIASEPQEDVMAKYQEVLDRMAQPIIYLLISVCFIFFVVRPFFRLLSSKQLEEQRRAMLAKVDAEETHLSEEELALKPLGMSDKERIYKLAQSDPDRAADLVKRWLREDKR
- the fliE gene encoding flagellar hook-basal body complex protein FliE; translated protein: MNTIGLKPVTGGISAGSPVGGVQQTAKSDPTGFGDLLKRSIESVDGTMKESAAMSTGLVAGQHSNIHETMIAMEKSSISFKMLSKVQAKVLDAYKEVMRIQL